A single window of Carassius auratus strain Wakin chromosome 9, ASM336829v1, whole genome shotgun sequence DNA harbors:
- the evx2 gene encoding homeobox even-skipped homolog protein 2, translated as MMERIRKEMILMERGLHSPVAGKRLSDSAGNAVLEALENSQHAGRLSPRITSASLHGNLGDIPTKGKFEIDSLFGNHHSDNTSSTEVSSSENRKKINLYPEVSPDSDMNSDVEVGCPSHRSPSSLSQQKENNSKGFSDSNSGASNTSSSSLSNMNGSISNSSSSSADQVRRYRTAFTREQIGRLEKEFYRENYVSRPRRCELAAALNLPETTIKVWFQNRRMKDKRQRLAMSWPHPADPSFYTYMMTHAAATGSLPYPFHSHMPLHYYPHVGVTAAAAAAAASGAASSPFATSIRPLDTFRALSHPYSRPELLCSFRHPGLYQSPAGLNSSAAAAAAAAAAAAAVSAPSATGPCSCLSCHSSQAASALGSRSTSSDFTCTASGQRSESGFLPYSAAVLSKTAVPSPDQREESALNR; from the exons ATGATGGAGAGGATAAGAAAAGAAATGATTCTGATGGAAAGGGGACTACACAGTCCAGTGGCAGGAAAGAGGCTCTCTGACTCGGCCGGGAACGCGGTGCTCGAGGCCCTGGAAAATTCTCAGCACGCAGGTCGCCTCAGTCCGAGAATAACTTCAGCCTCGCTGCACGGTAACCTCGGGGATATTCCCACCAAAGGCAAATTCGAAATCGACAGCTTATTCGGAAACCACCATAGCGACAATACCTCCTCCACAGAGGTTTCATCCTCCGAAAACAGGAAGAAAATAAACCTGTACCCTGAAGTTTCTCCTGACTCCGATATGAACAGCGATGTGGAAGTGGGTTGCCCGTCTCATCGCTCACCGAGCAGTCTCAGCCAACAGAAGGAAAACAATAGCAAAG GTTTTTCCGACAGTAATTCAGGAGCTTCAAATACAAGTTCATCGTCTCTGTCGAATATGAACGGCTCCATCAGTAACTCCAGCAGCTCGAGCGCGGATCAGGTGAGGAGGTACCGGACTGCGTTCACCCGAGAACAAATCGGAAGACTGGAGAAAGAATTTTACAGGGAAAACTACGTCTCAAGACCCAGGAGATGTGAACTGGCCGCTGCATTAAACCTACCCGAAACAACAATAAAG GTGTGGTTTCAGAATCGACGAATGAAGGACAAGCGGCAGCGGCTCGCCATGTCCTGGCCACATCCCGCCGATCCCAGCTTCTACACCTATATGATGACGCACGCGGCCGCCACCGGAAGTCTGCCTTACCCTTTTCATTCCCACATGCCACTACACTATTACCCCCATGTCGGTGTCACGGCAGCAGCTGCCGCCGCAGCCGCCTCAGGAGCCGCTTCTTCACCTTTTGCTACCTCTATTCGTCCCCTTGATACTTTCCGTGCGCTTTCTCATCCATATTCGCGCCCAGAGCTGTTGTGTAGTTTCCGGCATCCAGGACTATACCAGTCACCGGCAGGTTTGAACAGCTCGGCGGCGGCGGCAGCGGCGGCGGCGGCGGCCGCTGCAGCAGTCAGTGCGCCTTCAGCTACCGGGCCGTGCTCATGTCTCAGCTGCCACAGCAGTCAGGCCGCCAGCGCACTCGGCTCCAGGAGCACCAGCTCTGATTTCACCTGCACGGCGTCCGGCCAGAGGTCCGAGAGCGGATTTTTGCCATACTCGGCAGCAGTTCTCAGCAAAACCGCGGTGCCCTCACCAGACCAGAGAGAAGAAAGCGCGCTCAATAGATAG